In Curtobacterium sp. L6-1, a genomic segment contains:
- the pip gene encoding prolyl aminopeptidase gives MRHLYPPLGPNRSGMLDVGDGQQVYWEECGAPDGKPVVFLHGGPGAGCSPDHRRLFDPERYRIVLFDQRNCGRSLPHAGDPATDLSANTTWALVDDVERLREHLAIDAWQVFGGSWGSALALAYAETHPDRVTELVLRGIFTLRLSEIDWFYEGGAANVLPDLWERYLAPVPVEERQRGRLVRAFERLLADPDPAVHGPAAVAWASWEAASITLLPRPDLVARYADPTYALAFARIENHYFTHDGWFTPDQLIRDAGRLAGIPTVIVQGRYDLCTPAVTAWDLHRALPSAEFRMIDDAGHAFDEPGILDALIETTDRFAGDVR, from the coding sequence ATGCGCCACCTCTACCCGCCGCTCGGACCGAACCGCTCCGGCATGCTCGACGTCGGCGACGGCCAGCAGGTGTACTGGGAGGAGTGCGGGGCGCCCGACGGCAAGCCGGTCGTGTTCCTGCACGGTGGGCCCGGTGCCGGCTGCTCACCCGACCACCGTCGGCTCTTCGACCCGGAGCGGTACCGGATCGTGCTGTTCGACCAGCGGAACTGCGGCCGGAGCCTGCCGCACGCGGGCGATCCGGCGACGGACCTGTCGGCGAACACGACGTGGGCCCTCGTCGACGACGTCGAGCGGCTCCGCGAGCACCTGGCGATCGACGCGTGGCAGGTGTTCGGCGGCTCGTGGGGGTCGGCACTCGCACTCGCCTACGCCGAGACGCACCCGGACCGGGTCACCGAGCTCGTCCTGCGCGGCATCTTCACGCTGCGCCTGAGCGAGATCGACTGGTTCTACGAGGGCGGCGCCGCGAACGTCCTGCCGGACCTGTGGGAGCGCTACCTCGCCCCCGTCCCGGTCGAGGAGCGGCAGCGCGGCCGGCTCGTCCGGGCGTTCGAGCGCCTGCTGGCCGACCCGGACCCCGCCGTGCACGGTCCGGCGGCCGTCGCGTGGGCGAGCTGGGAGGCGGCCTCGATCACGCTCCTGCCCCGCCCGGACCTCGTCGCCCGGTACGCCGACCCGACCTACGCGCTGGCGTTCGCCCGCATCGAGAACCACTACTTCACGCACGACGGGTGGTTCACCCCGGACCAGCTCATCCGCGACGCCGGACGCCTGGCCGGCATCCCGACCGTCATCGTGCAGGGGCGGTACGACCTGTGCACGCCGGCCGTCACCGCCTGGGACCTGCACCGCGCCCTGCCGTCCGCCGAGTTCCGGATGATCGACGACGCCGGGCACGCGTTCGACGAACCCGGGATCCTCGACGCGTTGATCGAGACCACCGACCGGTTCGCGGGCGACGTGCGCTGA
- a CDS encoding FAD-dependent monooxygenase translates to MFDALIVGGGPVGVFVACELKLAGANPLVLERLPGISQWDKAHGLTGQVVRLLDQRGLFERCARVAEPSPAPAFFFGALPLPLHVLGERNPMYLLHINQRDLERVLNDRAAELGVEIRRGVELRSFQQDDDHVDITVVDTTTEVETTLSGRYLIGSDGARSTVRKQSGIGFPGNTDHHVVDRTVLIAPTDDLVAAGPGRVRVAGIGEIAAAFHRTETGVATIALHDPEHPLVYTAEWEDAPEQSSPGDGAAMTLAEMEDSLERVLGVRIALAPPAAGEPTLLRRLSGRNTRVADRYRDRRVFLLGDAAHVHSAAGGPGLNLALQDAANLAWKLAAELAGTAPAGLLDTYEAERRPLGQRVFMQTQAQTALMAPGSDVTALRDLFAELLTDTGTVQRIADLLAGADVRYEMGATDPDGPTGWFAPSAQLTLADGTRRRLPALLHAARPVLIDDDGSLRDAAAPWTDRVEHVELAAGGGLPSMLVRPDGFVAWSRTDPTDVRTALRAWFGEPRPAAVRTAATSEA, encoded by the coding sequence ATGTTCGACGCCCTCATCGTCGGTGGCGGCCCCGTGGGGGTCTTCGTCGCCTGCGAGCTGAAGCTCGCCGGCGCGAACCCGCTGGTCCTCGAACGGCTCCCCGGGATCAGCCAGTGGGACAAGGCGCACGGCCTCACGGGCCAGGTCGTCCGTCTGCTGGACCAGCGCGGCCTCTTCGAACGTTGCGCGCGGGTGGCTGAGCCGTCTCCGGCTCCCGCGTTCTTCTTCGGCGCGCTCCCCCTCCCGCTGCACGTGCTCGGTGAGCGCAACCCGATGTACTTGCTGCACATCAACCAGCGCGACCTGGAGCGCGTCCTGAACGACCGCGCCGCCGAGCTGGGCGTCGAGATCCGCCGTGGCGTCGAGCTGCGGTCCTTCCAGCAGGACGACGACCACGTCGACATCACGGTCGTCGACACGACGACCGAGGTCGAGACCACGCTGTCGGGTCGCTACCTCATCGGCAGCGACGGCGCGCGGAGCACGGTGCGAAAGCAGTCCGGCATCGGCTTCCCGGGGAACACCGACCACCACGTCGTGGACCGTACGGTGCTGATCGCCCCGACCGACGACCTGGTCGCAGCCGGCCCGGGGAGGGTGCGGGTCGCCGGGATCGGCGAGATCGCGGCAGCGTTCCACCGGACCGAGACGGGAGTCGCCACGATCGCGCTCCACGACCCCGAGCACCCGCTGGTGTACACCGCGGAGTGGGAGGACGCGCCCGAGCAGAGCTCCCCTGGTGACGGGGCGGCGATGACCCTGGCCGAGATGGAGGACAGCCTGGAACGCGTCCTCGGTGTCCGCATCGCCCTCGCACCGCCCGCCGCGGGGGAACCCACGCTGCTCCGTCGTCTCTCGGGCAGGAACACCCGCGTCGCCGACCGCTACCGGGACCGACGGGTGTTCCTGCTCGGTGACGCTGCCCACGTCCACTCCGCCGCGGGTGGCCCCGGCCTGAACCTCGCGCTGCAGGACGCCGCGAACCTCGCGTGGAAACTCGCCGCCGAGCTCGCCGGCACGGCTCCGGCAGGGTTGCTCGACACCTACGAGGCAGAACGCCGACCGCTCGGGCAACGGGTCTTCATGCAGACGCAGGCGCAGACGGCGCTCATGGCCCCCGGGTCGGACGTCACCGCACTCCGCGATCTCTTCGCTGAACTGCTCACCGACACGGGCACGGTGCAGCGCATCGCCGACCTGCTCGCCGGCGCCGACGTCCGATACGAGATGGGTGCCACCGATCCCGATGGTCCCACCGGCTGGTTCGCCCCGTCCGCGCAGCTCACCCTCGCCGACGGCACCCGTCGCCGCCTCCCCGCGCTCCTCCACGCCGCACGCCCTGTCCTGATCGACGACGACGGCAGCCTGCGCGACGCTGCTGCGCCGTGGACGGACCGTGTCGAGCACGTCGAACTGGCCGCCGGCGGTGGGCTGCCGTCGATGCTGGTCCGACCCGACGGGTTCGTCGCGTGGTCGCGGACCGACCCGACCGACGTCAGGACGGCACTCCGGGCGTGGTTCGGGGAGCCGCGACCCGCTGCGGTGCGCACTGCCGCGACGAGCGAGGCCTAG
- a CDS encoding TetR/AcrR family transcriptional regulator encodes MEGTRSLRDEKKAALRDELSVTTVLLARERGLDNVRVEDIVREVGVSRRTFGNYFSSKEDAIADRHVQRVRTAAADLAQRPDGEPLWSAVTAALLAPYRAHGATGSSAGDQSGLMAVLATPGMQSAVDRGARTANTVLAHAIAARLGVDRDDPLPGAVAAAALSTLLSTLESWAASSQAGPLESMLVAAFQRLGGGFDRLHA; translated from the coding sequence ATGGAAGGCACCCGTTCGCTCCGCGACGAGAAGAAGGCGGCGCTCCGCGACGAGCTGAGTGTGACGACCGTGCTGCTGGCGCGCGAGCGCGGCCTCGACAACGTCCGCGTCGAGGACATCGTTCGCGAGGTCGGCGTGTCGCGGCGGACGTTCGGCAACTACTTCTCCAGCAAGGAGGACGCGATCGCCGACCGCCACGTGCAACGTGTCCGGACGGCCGCGGCCGACCTCGCACAGCGCCCGGACGGCGAACCGCTCTGGTCAGCGGTCACCGCGGCACTGCTGGCCCCGTACCGGGCGCACGGAGCGACCGGGTCCTCCGCGGGGGACCAGAGCGGCCTCATGGCCGTGCTCGCGACACCCGGCATGCAGTCCGCGGTCGATCGCGGCGCCCGGACCGCGAACACCGTCCTCGCGCACGCGATCGCCGCACGGCTGGGCGTCGACCGCGACGATCCGCTGCCGGGCGCGGTCGCGGCGGCAGCGCTCTCGACCCTGCTCTCCACCCTGGAGTCCTGGGCGGCGAGCAGCCAGGCGGGCCCGCTCGAGTCGATGCTCGTCGCCGCCTTCCAACGGCTCGGCGGCGGCTTCGACCGCCTGCACGCGTGA
- a CDS encoding nuclease-related domain-containing protein, producing MTSDLVPWLVAGGLAVVVVVLVILLRRHQTSSRSELDAADRARRDELAQREAEHRDATARLEADRTAQVEAAEARRRDAASEAEESRALLRRGMKWEEASEQAILRACRAAGVNGVLMTNVVFVPVGETEQGSWRKFVAQVDHVLVSDSGRGLVIESKRWSGIVFDGRRPSEVHPAFRNLVDESSLVPPFAVQVQSRKVLNAEEEAENWWRVRVQAKGASPAQQVRQQARRLARFVDEQTGVSRTWFDTCVFYSSPAATAFVQAEDRSGTVTTSIVTNDHELQSALAAWAAKDSVPNRTRADAVVRVLAGQGAHAITVGNYRLPE from the coding sequence ATGACCAGCGACCTCGTGCCGTGGTTGGTCGCCGGGGGGCTCGCCGTCGTGGTGGTCGTCCTGGTGATCCTCCTGCGGCGACACCAGACCTCCTCCCGCTCCGAGCTCGACGCCGCGGACCGGGCCCGCCGGGACGAGCTCGCGCAGCGCGAGGCGGAGCACCGCGACGCGACCGCGCGCCTCGAGGCGGACCGCACCGCACAGGTGGAGGCCGCAGAAGCTCGCCGGCGGGACGCTGCGTCGGAGGCCGAGGAGAGCCGCGCGCTCCTGCGCCGCGGCATGAAGTGGGAGGAGGCGTCGGAACAGGCGATCCTCCGCGCCTGTCGAGCCGCGGGCGTCAACGGCGTGCTCATGACGAACGTCGTGTTCGTGCCCGTCGGCGAGACCGAGCAGGGGTCGTGGCGGAAGTTCGTGGCGCAGGTCGACCACGTGCTGGTGTCCGACTCCGGGCGCGGACTGGTGATCGAGAGCAAGCGCTGGAGTGGCATCGTGTTCGACGGGCGGCGGCCGAGCGAGGTGCACCCGGCGTTCCGGAACCTGGTCGACGAGTCGTCCCTCGTCCCGCCGTTCGCCGTCCAGGTGCAGAGCCGGAAGGTGCTCAACGCCGAGGAGGAGGCAGAGAACTGGTGGCGCGTCCGGGTGCAGGCCAAGGGCGCCTCCCCCGCGCAGCAGGTCCGACAGCAGGCCCGTCGCCTCGCCCGCTTCGTCGACGAGCAGACCGGCGTCTCTCGCACCTGGTTCGACACGTGCGTGTTCTACTCGTCGCCGGCGGCCACGGCCTTCGTGCAGGCGGAGGACCGCAGCGGCACCGTGACGACGAGCATCGTGACGAACGACCACGAACTGCAGTCCGCGCTCGCGGCCTGGGCCGCGAAGGACTCGGTGCCGAACCGCACCCGTGCCGATGCGGTGGTGCGGGTCCTCGCCGGGCAGGGCGCACACGCGATCACGGTCGGGAACTACCGCCTGCCCGAGTGA
- a CDS encoding low molecular weight phosphatase family protein: MRILFVCSGNICRSPLGAQVLEARLGPAASAHVIESAGTIADDGAVMDGAAAAQSARLGGSPDAHRSRYLTEQIAASADLVLTAERSHRAATVQLAPRASKRAFTIKQFARVLDGLEPGDLADVHTPEALVERVARLRGTVPPPVDPAADDVDDPYRRSESTHVRVADEIDAALTTIADALRAVS; encoded by the coding sequence GTGCGGATCCTCTTCGTCTGCAGCGGCAACATCTGCCGCTCACCGCTCGGGGCGCAGGTCCTGGAGGCCCGGCTCGGCCCCGCAGCGTCAGCCCACGTCATCGAGTCGGCCGGCACCATCGCCGACGACGGCGCCGTGATGGACGGTGCGGCGGCGGCGCAGTCGGCGCGCCTCGGCGGGTCGCCCGACGCGCACCGGTCGCGGTACCTGACCGAGCAGATCGCCGCCTCGGCCGACCTCGTGCTGACGGCCGAGCGGTCGCACCGGGCCGCGACCGTGCAGCTGGCGCCACGTGCGTCGAAGCGGGCGTTCACGATCAAGCAGTTCGCGCGGGTGCTCGACGGGCTCGAGCCGGGTGACCTGGCGGACGTGCACACGCCGGAGGCCCTGGTCGAGCGGGTCGCACGGCTGCGGGGCACCGTCCCGCCGCCCGTCGACCCGGCGGCCGACGACGTGGACGACCCCTACCGGCGGTCGGAGTCCACGCACGTGCGGGTGGCCGACGAGATCGACGCGGCGCTCACGACGATCGCCGACGCGCTCCGCGCCGTCTCCTGA
- a CDS encoding adenylosuccinate synthase, translating into MPAAVIIGAQWGDEGKGKATDLLGSRIDYVVKFNGGNNAGHTVVVGGEKYALHLLPSGILTPGVTPVIGNGVVVDIEVLFQELDALKARGVDVSKLRVSANAHVITHYHRTIDKVTERFLGKRQIGTTGRGIGPTYADKINRVGIRIQDIFDENILRQKVEAALDQKNHLLVKVFNRRAIDAEEIVESLLSFADRLRPMVADTALEIHRALERGETVLFEAGQATMLDVDHGTYPFVTSSSATAGGAATGSGIGPGKLERIIGIVKAYTTRVGAGPFPTELFDESGEFLRANGFEFGTTTGRPRRCGWYDAPIARYTARINGVTDFVLTKLDVLTGLETIPVCVAYEVDGQRVDEVPVSQSDFHHATPIYEEFPGWTEDITGARSFEDLPKNAQDYVLAVEAMSGARISAIGVGPGRDAIVVRHDLLGQG; encoded by the coding sequence ATGCCCGCAGCAGTCATCATCGGCGCCCAGTGGGGCGACGAGGGCAAGGGGAAGGCCACCGACCTCCTCGGTTCCCGCATCGACTACGTCGTGAAGTTCAACGGCGGCAACAACGCCGGGCACACGGTCGTCGTCGGCGGCGAGAAGTACGCGCTGCACCTGCTGCCGTCGGGCATCCTGACGCCGGGTGTCACCCCGGTCATCGGCAACGGCGTGGTCGTCGACATCGAGGTCCTGTTCCAGGAGCTCGACGCGCTCAAGGCCCGCGGCGTCGACGTGTCAAAGCTCCGCGTCTCCGCGAACGCCCACGTCATCACGCACTACCACCGCACCATCGACAAGGTGACGGAGCGCTTCCTCGGCAAGCGTCAGATCGGCACCACCGGCCGCGGCATCGGCCCGACCTACGCCGACAAGATCAACCGCGTCGGCATCCGCATCCAGGACATCTTCGACGAGAACATCCTGCGTCAGAAGGTCGAGGCGGCCCTCGACCAGAAGAACCACCTGCTCGTCAAGGTCTTCAACCGTCGCGCGATCGACGCCGAGGAGATCGTCGAGTCGCTGCTGTCCTTCGCCGACCGCCTGCGCCCGATGGTCGCCGACACCGCGCTCGAGATCCACCGCGCGCTCGAGCGCGGCGAGACCGTGCTGTTCGAGGCCGGCCAGGCCACCATGCTCGACGTCGATCACGGCACCTACCCGTTCGTCACGTCCTCGTCCGCGACGGCCGGTGGCGCCGCGACCGGTTCGGGCATCGGCCCGGGCAAGCTCGAGCGCATCATCGGCATCGTCAAGGCGTACACGACCCGGGTCGGTGCCGGTCCGTTCCCGACCGAGCTGTTCGACGAGTCGGGGGAGTTCCTCCGTGCCAACGGATTCGAGTTCGGCACGACGACCGGTCGCCCGCGTCGCTGCGGCTGGTACGACGCCCCGATCGCCCGCTACACGGCGCGCATCAACGGCGTCACGGACTTCGTGCTCACCAAGCTCGACGTCCTGACCGGGCTCGAGACCATCCCGGTCTGCGTCGCCTACGAGGTCGACGGGCAGCGCGTGGACGAGGTCCCCGTGTCGCAGTCCGACTTCCACCACGCGACGCCGATCTACGAGGAGTTCCCCGGCTGGACCGAGGACATCACCGGCGCCCGCTCGTTCGAGGACCTGCCGAAGAACGCGCAGGACTACGTCCTCGCGGTCGAGGCGATGTCCGGTGCCCGGATCTCGGCGATCGGTGTCGGCCCCGGCCGCGACGCGATCGTCGTCCGCCACGACCTGCTCGGCCAGGGCTGA
- a CDS encoding Rv0909 family putative TA system antitoxin yields MSDLSDKAKDFASSDKGEKATDAGLDKAAGAADKATGGGHGDQIDKAEHAADGKIGN; encoded by the coding sequence ATGAGCGACCTCAGCGACAAGGCCAAGGACTTCGCGAGCAGCGACAAGGGCGAGAAGGCGACCGACGCCGGTCTCGACAAGGCAGCCGGCGCGGCCGACAAGGCGACCGGCGGTGGCCACGGCGACCAGATCGACAAGGCGGAGCACGCCGCCGACGGCAAGATCGGCAACTGA
- a CDS encoding S8 family peptidase, which translates to MPRATPPNNPSRRYRAPRLLTSIVAVAALACGGLAVGGAASAAPAGVPAAADLKLAAPLRDAKPSKTVSAFIRTTGAGALEVDAAAKGGDLTRSKRPSSAAQSRVQTIQSTVAKVRSAVRAADPDAAELYSTEYTVPGVAVVADVSALAEIAKRSDVESIVALVPKKIVQPTVNADAGAAPSGVDPDSVRPGAEGVSPKNAASDLYTRAYDAWTATGHTGEGVNIAVLDTGLDYTQADFGGPGTTAAYQDALASTSAPAASWYDPSKYLGGHDFAGPTYNADSSDDEGYQPLPQPDDNPIDGAGGDHGTHVAGTAAGYGLNADKTTFRGDYDSLTREQVQDMWVGPGSAPKAGLYALKVFGDGGGSTDLTGAALDWVGQALTEGKDINVINLSLGSDYGATDDPDNAKIDALTDRGVLPVIASGNADDFTDIGGAPGTAEGALTVAAAAAGQSLYDGVQVTAPAGVAGTYRSQYSGDYKGTLPVEGDVFVPTVDVDGCKPFTGAEAAALKGKVAWLKWTDGALECGSKARFDNVQAAGGVGVLLAGTIDIFDSGIAGNATIPGAELTKQSAASLRAAATAGTLHVRFAQELKGYDIARGQETTNTLAPFTSRGVHGSVDDVVKPDIAGPGVNVISAANGTGDGRMSMSGTSMATPHVSGVAALAFEAHPGWSAPEVKAALMNTATSDVQQSATDTQKANLLRQGTGRVDALQAVQDTTTVRSQENDDLVTASFGVVEVSGATTEKRTLLVRNTADVAHTYAVAYESRTAKTGVAFSLSAKTVTVPANGTATVTLTMTVSDPTLLRKSIDPTQAKLQSGYPREFVSAATGLVTFTPAADDVTPLRLGVYAAPKPVSALHGSTVTFAGPTTKATLPVTGRGVAQGSGTDAYRALAAPFVLGGTDPKESFADGSAQHSLRAADIRAFGVSSTAVGLSDRSQGVVSFGVQTDGPDANPGAVTNVEVLIDTNRDGKPDFLTYDTKSAAVDATWVTTVDLNDPKQKTVDAWPLNADETRDTNTFDSTVKVLPVSLSALGYTKASKSAAFDYTVLTESAYAPSIATSGSSVVDEVGTASFNAFAPAYTFSVGGVSSPVLPDGTLDVTRRNTATDAKILLLHLHNAVGDQAEVLTSKTTTPKLALATGSKATVTGSWKVGSTLTAKPGTWNVSGVTFSYQWLRDGKKISGATKSTHKTTSADVGHRLSAVVTAKKTGYATGSTTSTLSGRIYK; encoded by the coding sequence GTGCCCCGAGCGACACCGCCCAACAACCCGTCCCGTCGGTACCGCGCCCCGCGGCTGCTGACCTCGATCGTCGCGGTGGCGGCCCTGGCCTGCGGCGGACTCGCCGTGGGCGGTGCGGCCTCCGCGGCTCCGGCCGGCGTCCCCGCCGCAGCCGACCTCAAGCTCGCCGCTCCGCTGCGGGACGCCAAGCCCTCGAAGACGGTCAGCGCCTTCATCCGCACGACGGGCGCCGGTGCCCTCGAGGTCGACGCGGCAGCGAAGGGCGGCGACCTCACCCGGTCGAAGCGCCCCTCGTCCGCCGCGCAGAGCCGCGTACAGACGATCCAGTCGACCGTCGCGAAGGTCCGCTCGGCCGTCCGCGCCGCCGACCCCGACGCCGCCGAGCTCTACTCGACCGAGTACACGGTCCCGGGCGTCGCCGTCGTCGCGGACGTCTCGGCGCTCGCCGAGATCGCGAAGCGCTCGGACGTCGAGAGCATCGTCGCGCTCGTCCCGAAGAAGATCGTGCAGCCCACGGTCAACGCCGACGCGGGTGCCGCACCCTCGGGCGTCGACCCCGACTCCGTCCGTCCGGGTGCCGAAGGTGTCAGCCCGAAGAACGCCGCGAGCGACCTCTACACGCGTGCGTACGACGCCTGGACCGCCACTGGCCACACCGGCGAGGGCGTCAACATCGCCGTGCTCGACACCGGCCTGGACTACACGCAGGCGGACTTCGGCGGTCCCGGCACCACGGCCGCGTACCAGGACGCCCTGGCGAGCACGAGTGCACCTGCCGCCAGCTGGTACGACCCGTCGAAGTACCTCGGCGGGCACGACTTCGCCGGCCCCACGTACAACGCGGACTCCAGCGACGACGAGGGCTACCAGCCGCTGCCGCAGCCGGACGACAACCCGATCGACGGCGCGGGCGGCGACCACGGCACGCACGTGGCCGGGACCGCGGCGGGCTACGGCCTGAACGCCGACAAGACCACGTTCCGCGGCGACTACGACTCGCTCACCCGCGAGCAGGTCCAGGACATGTGGGTGGGCCCGGGCAGCGCACCCAAGGCGGGGCTCTACGCGCTCAAGGTCTTCGGCGACGGCGGCGGGTCCACCGACCTGACCGGTGCCGCGCTCGACTGGGTGGGCCAGGCGCTCACCGAGGGCAAGGACATCAACGTCATCAACCTGTCGCTCGGTTCCGACTACGGCGCGACCGACGACCCGGACAACGCGAAGATCGACGCCCTGACCGACCGCGGCGTCCTGCCCGTGATCGCCTCGGGCAACGCCGACGACTTCACCGACATCGGTGGCGCGCCGGGGACCGCGGAGGGCGCCCTCACCGTCGCCGCGGCCGCAGCCGGCCAGAGCCTGTACGACGGCGTGCAGGTCACCGCGCCGGCCGGCGTCGCGGGGACGTACCGCTCGCAGTACTCCGGTGACTACAAGGGCACCCTCCCGGTCGAGGGCGACGTGTTCGTCCCGACGGTGGACGTCGACGGCTGCAAGCCCTTCACCGGGGCCGAGGCCGCGGCGCTCAAGGGCAAGGTGGCCTGGCTGAAGTGGACCGACGGCGCACTCGAGTGCGGCTCCAAGGCCCGGTTCGACAACGTCCAGGCCGCCGGTGGTGTCGGTGTGCTCCTCGCGGGCACGATCGACATCTTCGACTCGGGCATCGCGGGCAACGCGACCATCCCGGGTGCCGAGCTGACGAAGCAGAGCGCTGCGAGCCTCCGGGCCGCCGCGACGGCGGGGACCCTGCACGTGCGCTTCGCGCAGGAGCTCAAGGGCTACGACATCGCCCGCGGGCAGGAGACCACGAACACCCTCGCCCCGTTCACCAGCCGCGGTGTGCACGGTTCGGTCGACGACGTCGTCAAGCCGGACATCGCCGGCCCGGGCGTCAACGTCATCTCCGCTGCCAACGGCACCGGTGACGGCCGCATGTCGATGAGCGGGACCTCGATGGCCACGCCGCACGTCTCCGGCGTCGCCGCCCTCGCGTTCGAGGCCCACCCGGGCTGGAGCGCGCCGGAGGTCAAGGCGGCACTGATGAACACGGCCACCTCGGACGTCCAGCAGAGCGCGACGGACACGCAGAAGGCGAACCTGCTCCGCCAGGGCACCGGCCGCGTCGACGCGCTGCAGGCCGTGCAGGACACCACCACGGTCCGCAGCCAGGAGAACGACGACCTGGTCACGGCGTCGTTCGGGGTCGTCGAGGTCAGCGGTGCCACGACCGAGAAGCGCACGCTCCTCGTCCGCAACACGGCCGACGTCGCCCACACCTACGCGGTGGCCTACGAGTCCCGCACCGCCAAGACGGGCGTCGCCTTCTCGCTCAGCGCGAAGACGGTCACCGTCCCGGCGAACGGCACCGCCACGGTCACCCTGACCATGACGGTCTCCGACCCGACCCTGCTCCGGAAGTCGATCGACCCGACGCAGGCGAAGCTGCAGAGCGGGTACCCGCGCGAGTTCGTCTCGGCGGCCACCGGCCTGGTCACCTTCACGCCGGCCGCGGACGACGTGACGCCGCTCCGCCTCGGCGTCTACGCCGCGCCGAAGCCGGTCAGCGCGCTGCACGGTTCGACGGTCACCTTCGCCGGGCCGACCACGAAGGCGACCCTCCCGGTCACCGGTCGTGGCGTCGCGCAGGGCTCGGGGACGGACGCCTACCGGGCGCTCGCGGCTCCGTTCGTCCTCGGCGGCACCGACCCGAAGGAGTCCTTCGCCGACGGGTCGGCGCAGCACTCCCTCCGCGCAGCCGACATCCGGGCGTTCGGCGTCAGCTCGACGGCGGTCGGTCTCAGCGACCGGTCGCAGGGCGTCGTCTCGTTCGGTGTCCAGACCGACGGTCCGGACGCGAACCCGGGCGCGGTCACGAACGTCGAGGTCCTCATCGACACGAACCGTGACGGCAAGCCGGACTTCCTGACCTACGACACGAAGTCCGCTGCCGTCGACGCGACGTGGGTCACCACGGTCGACCTCAACGACCCGAAGCAGAAGACGGTCGACGCCTGGCCGCTCAACGCCGACGAGACGCGGGACACCAACACCTTCGACTCGACGGTCAAGGTCCTGCCGGTGTCGCTCTCGGCGCTCGGCTACACCAAGGCGTCGAAGAGCGCGGCGTTCGACTACACGGTGCTGACGGAGTCCGCGTACGCGCCGTCGATCGCCACGTCGGGTTCCTCGGTCGTCGACGAGGTCGGCACGGCCTCGTTCAACGCGTTCGCCCCGGCGTACACGTTCAGCGTCGGCGGCGTCTCGTCGCCGGTGCTGCCGGACGGCACGCTCGACGTCACCCGCCGCAACACCGCGACGGACGCGAAGATCCTGCTCCTCCACCTGCACAACGCGGTGGGCGACCAGGCCGAGGTGCTCACGTCGAAGACCACCACCCCGAAGCTCGCCCTCGCGACGGGCAGCAAGGCGACGGTCACCGGGTCCTGGAAGGTGGGCTCGACGCTCACCGCCAAGCCGGGCACCTGGAACGTGAGCGGTGTGACGTTCAGCTACCAGTGGCTGCGTGACGGCAAGAAGATCAGCGGCGCCACGAAGTCGACCCACAAGACGACCTCGGCCGACGTCGGCCACCGGCTCTCCGCGGTCGTGACCGCGAAGAAGACCGGGTACGCGACGGGCAGCACCACGTCGACCCTCTCGGGGCGCATCTACAAGTGA
- a CDS encoding TetR/AcrR family transcriptional regulator, whose product MTTAERSARAPRRDATENRAALVQAARAVLQADPDASIETVARAAGLSRRAVYGHFPSRDDLVREVVTGGAERILAAMPSRAELADLPPASRLAAIAVTLWTEVSHVRSMAVIAVRGPLVETVATVFAPLREQVRDACARGIADGTLRDDVDAATLGRLVEGACLAVLDEATRSATPDDAGRRMVVLSALGIAGVDWRTARLALPTTSSTPVPEDHA is encoded by the coding sequence ATGACCACCGCCGAACGCTCTGCACGCGCGCCGCGACGGGACGCCACCGAGAACCGGGCCGCCCTCGTGCAGGCCGCGCGGGCGGTGCTGCAGGCCGATCCCGACGCCTCCATCGAGACGGTCGCCCGCGCCGCCGGACTGTCACGGCGTGCGGTCTACGGACACTTCCCCTCCCGTGACGACCTCGTGCGCGAGGTCGTCACGGGTGGCGCCGAGCGGATCCTGGCCGCCATGCCCAGCCGGGCCGAACTCGCCGACCTGCCCCCGGCCTCCCGGCTGGCCGCGATCGCGGTGACCCTCTGGACCGAGGTCTCGCACGTCCGCTCGATGGCGGTCATCGCCGTCCGCGGCCCCCTCGTCGAGACGGTCGCCACCGTGTTCGCCCCGCTGCGCGAGCAGGTGCGCGACGCCTGCGCCCGCGGCATCGCGGACGGCACGCTCCGTGACGACGTCGACGCCGCGACCCTCGGCCGCCTGGTCGAGGGTGCGTGCCTGGCCGTCCTCGACGAGGCCACGCGCTCCGCCACCCCCGACGACGCCGGACGCCGCATGGTCGTGCTCTCCGCGCTCGGGATCGCCGGGGTCGACTGGCGCACCGCGCGCCTCGCCCTCCCCACCACCAGCTCCACCCCCGTACCGGAGGACCACGCATGA